Proteins co-encoded in one Stomoxys calcitrans chromosome 5, idStoCalc2.1, whole genome shotgun sequence genomic window:
- the LOC131997928 gene encoding uncharacterized protein LOC131997928 yields the protein MYADDVQIYIGSPRDEIAENIRLLNHDLSRVSTWAKANGLCLNPIKSKCVVIRNRLSRFSCDVGIFINDSRLEIVPHAKNLGVVINSTLTWSNHIDSVVGQGYSKLRALWATQSVTPLRIRSLLAKTYLVPGILYGCELFANCDSQLLFLRSVILT from the exons atgtacgctgacgatgtacaaatatatatcggcagtccgagggatgagattgctgaaaacatacgtctgcttaatcatgatctgtcaagagtcagcacgtgggcgaaagccaatggcctgtgtctcaaccctataaagtccaagtgtgtggttatcagaaacaggctgtctcgtttttcatgtgatgtcggtatattcattaacgactctagattggaaatcgttcctcatgcaaagaacttgggcgttgttattaacagcactctgacttggagtaatcatatcgactctgtcgttggtcagggatattcaaaattgcgtgctctctgggccactcagtcggttactccgctgcggattaggtctctcttggcaaagacttatcttgttcctggcattctctacggctgtgagttgtttgctaattgcgactcg caattgttgttcctaagatc